A single region of the Cronobacter condimenti 1330 genome encodes:
- the cobB gene encoding Sir2 family NAD+-dependent deacetylase: protein MQSRRLHRLGRFRRNKRRLRERLRQRIFFRDRIMVPEVMNKPVVVVLTGAGISAESGIRTFRAADGLWEEHRVEDVATPEGFARNPQLVQDFYNARRRQLQQPEIQPNAAHLALARLEEAFGDRFLLITQNIDNLHERAGNKNVVHMHGELLKVRCSQSGQVLEWTGDVTPADKCHCCQFPAPLRPHVVWFGEMPLGMDQIYEALARADVFIAIGTSGHVYPAAGFVHEAKLQGAHTVELNLEPSQVGSEFEEKHYGLASQVVPEYVEKLLKGL from the coding sequence ATGCAATCGCGTCGTCTGCACCGGCTGGGCCGGTTTCGAAGGAATAAACGTCGCCTGCGCGAGCGGTTGCGCCAGCGAATTTTTTTCCGGGACAGAATTATGGTACCTGAAGTGATGAATAAACCAGTGGTAGTGGTGTTAACCGGGGCGGGGATCTCCGCGGAATCGGGCATTCGCACGTTCCGCGCCGCCGACGGGCTGTGGGAAGAGCATCGGGTCGAGGATGTGGCGACGCCGGAAGGCTTCGCGCGCAATCCGCAGCTGGTGCAGGATTTTTATAACGCCCGGCGACGTCAGCTCCAGCAGCCGGAGATCCAGCCTAATGCGGCGCATCTGGCCCTGGCGCGTCTGGAAGAAGCGTTCGGCGACCGGTTTTTACTGATAACCCAGAATATCGACAATCTGCATGAGCGCGCGGGCAATAAAAATGTGGTGCATATGCACGGCGAGCTTTTGAAAGTGCGCTGCTCACAGAGCGGGCAAGTGCTGGAGTGGACCGGCGATGTCACGCCAGCGGATAAATGTCATTGTTGCCAGTTCCCTGCGCCGTTGCGCCCGCATGTGGTGTGGTTCGGCGAGATGCCGCTCGGAATGGATCAGATTTACGAGGCGCTCGCGCGCGCCGATGTGTTTATCGCCATTGGTACTTCCGGGCATGTGTATCCAGCCGCCGGATTTGTGCATGAGGCGAAGCTGCAGGGCGCGCATACGGTTGAGCTAAACCTTGAGCCAAGCCAGGTCGGCAGCGAATTCGAAGAGAAGCATTATGGGCTGGCAAGCCAGGTCGTGCCGGAGTATGTCGAGAAACTGTTGAAGGGACTGTAA